GATGAAGAACGCGCCCACGCCCACCTGCGCGGCCACATAGAAGAACTGCGCGACGATCCCGCCGACGAAGTGCGGGCGCGACCAGAGCGAGGCGCCGGCCGCGCGCTGCGCGGGCGAGGCGGCGCGGCGGATGTCGGGCATCGGCGTGCGCGCGATCAGCAGCGCGAGCAGCACCACGATCACCGCGATCGCCACGTAGGTCACGCGCACCGAATCGAGGCCGGCCTCGGCACCCGCAGCGGCGGTCGCCGAGGGCGCCGCCGCCTGGAAGAAGAACGTGCCGCCGATCAGCGGCCCGAGGAAGCTGCCGAGCCCGTTGAACGACTGCGAGAGGTTGAGCCGCCGCTCGGCCGTCTCGGGCGCGCCGAGTTCGGTCACGTAGGGATTCGCGGCGGTCTCGAGGCAGCCGAGCCCGGCGGCGATCACGAACAGCGCGAACAGGAAGAACGGGAAGCTCGCGGCCGCCGAGGCCGGAATGAACAGCAGCGCGCCGATCGCGTAGAGCGCCAGGCCAAGCAGGATGCCGCGCTTGTAGCCGAAGCGCTCCATCAGCAGCGCGGCCGGCATCGCCATCACGAAGTAGGCACCGAAATAGGCGCCCTGCAGCAGGCCCGACTGCGCCTTGCTGACATGCAGCACGTCCTGGAAATGCTTGTTGAGCACGTCGAGCAGCCCATACGACAGCCCCCACATGAAAAAGAGGCTCGTCACCAGAATGAACGCGGTGCGCCAGTCGTGGCTGCGTTCCGTCGTGCCGGCCGGCGCCGCGCCGGCCCTCGATACCTGTTGCATGATGCTTGTCTCCTTCCGTTGCCGTCTCGGTCGATCGCCCTGCCCGCCGTGTTCCTGATGCGCCCGGGATGCGCCGCGTTACTGCCGGGAGAGATCGAAGATGCGCGCCATCGGCGTCCACTTGGTGCCCGGCTCGCTCCATGGCGTCGGCTGCTGGAACGTATCCATCAGCGCCTCCCATTCCACGACCTTCGGATCGGCCAGGCTCGCCGCCCGCATCCGCGCCGCATCGAACACGGCGTCGTCGGTCTCCATCACCATCGTGAGCCGGTTACCGATCCGGTAGATCTCCATCGCCGTCACGCCCTGCCCGCGCAGATGCGCGGCGATCTGCGGCCAGATCCGCTCGTGATGCGCTTCGTAGCGCGCGATCGATTCCGGGTCGTCCTTCAGGTCCAGCGCCAGGCATTGCCGCATCGGGGTGTCTCCGGGGTTGGCCGCGCGACGCGAAGCGAGGCGCCGTGCGGGTGGGTTGCAATGCGTTGGATCGCGTGTGCGTCGTTGCGCGCCTCAACTCAGCGCGCGGTCGAGATGCGTGTAGCCGCCGTCCACGAACAGCCACTGGCCGGTGGTGTGCGCCGCGCGCCCCGACAGCAGGAACACGGCGGTGGCGGCGATCTCGTCGGCGCTCGTCATGCGCTGGCCGAGAGGGATGCGCTGCGTGATCGCGGCGAGCTTGGCGGCCGGATCGTCGAAGCTCGCGAGCCACGATTCGTAGAGCGGCGTCATCACCTCGGCCGGCACCACGGCGTTCACGCGCACGCCGTGGGCGGCCAGCGAGGCGGCCCATTCGCGCGTGAGCGAGAGCACCGCGCCCTTGGCCGCGCAATAGCCGCTGGTGCCGCCCTGGCCGGTGAGCGCCGTCTTCGACGAGACGTTGACGATCGCGCCGCGGCTCGCCTTCAGGTGCGGCTCGCAGTAATGCGCCATCGCGTAGTAATGGATCAGGTTGCGTTCGAGCGAGGCGACGAACGCGGCGCGCCCGGCGCCGAGGCCGACGCTGTCGTTCACGCCGGCGTTGTTGACGAGCGCGTCGATGCGGCCGAATTCGGCAAGCGCGCCGGCCACGGCGGCCTCGCATTGCGCGTCGTCGAGCAGGTCGGTGCGCACGAAGCGCGTGCGCGGCTGCAACGCGCGCAGCTCGGCCGCGAACGCGTCGTCGGGCGCGTTGCGGTCGAGCACGACCGGGATCGCGTGCTCGGCGGCCAGCGCGCGCGTGATCGCGGCACCGATGCCGGCCGCGCCGCCCGTGACCAGCACGACCTTGTCTTCGAGATCGAGATTCAACTGGCTGCCTCCGTGATGTCCAGCGGGCTCAGGCCGCGGCGCCGGCAGGCGCCCCGGACGTGCCGCGGAACCGGTACTGTTCGAGCGACTCGGGTTTCATCTCGATCGAGAAGCCCGGCGCCGCCGGCGGCAGATAGGCCGCGTCGCGCACCACGCATGGCTCGACGAAATGCTCGTGCAGGTGATCGACGTACTCGATCACGCGGCCCTCGCGCGTGCCGGCAATGCAGACGTAGTCGATCATCGACAGATGCTGCACGTACTCGCACAGCCCCACGCCGCCCGCATGCGGGCACACCGGCAGGCCGTATTTCGCCGCCAGCAGCATCACCGCCAGGATCTCGTTGACGCCGCCCAGCCGGCACGCATCGATCTGCACCACGTCGATCGCCCCGCGCATGATGAACTGCTTGAACAGCACGCGGTTCTGGCACATCTCGCCGGTGGCCACCTGCACCGGGCCGATCGCCTCGCGGATCTTGCGGTGGCCTTCCACGTCGTCGGGACTGGTCGGCTCCTCGATGAACCACGGTTTCGCGAACGCCAGCTCGCGCACCCAGTCGATCGCCTCGCTCACTTCCCACACCTGGTTCGCGTCGATCATCAGCTTGCGATCGGGGCCGAGCACCTCGCGCGCGATCGTCACGCGGCGGATGTCGTCCTCGAGGTTCGCGCCCACCTTCAGCTTCACGTGATGGAAGCCGGCGTCCACCGCTTCCTGGCAGAGCCGGCGCAGCTTGTCGTCGCCGTAGCCGAGCCAGCCGGCCGAGGTCGTGTAGCACGGGTAGCCCTCGCGTTCGAGCGTGGCGATCCGCTCTGCCTTGCCGGGCGCCTGGCGCTGCAGCAGCGCGAGCGCCTCGTCGCGCGTGAGGCCGTCGCTCAGGTAGCGGAAGTCGATGCAGCGCACGAGTTGCTCGGGCGTCATGTCGGCCACGAGGCGCCAGAGCGGCTTGCCCTCGGCCTTGGCCCAGAGGTCCCAGGCGGCGTTGACCACGGCGCCGGTGGCGAGGTGGATGGCGCCCTTGTCGGGGCCGATCCAGCGCAACTGGCTGTCGGAGGTGAGGTGGCGCCAGAAGCGGCCCATGTCCTCGCGGATCCAGTCGAGGTCGAGGCCGACCACGAGATGGCGCATCGCCTCGATGGCGGCGCAGCAGATCTCGTTGCCGCGGCCGATCGTGAAGGTCAGGCCGTGGCCGGCCAGGCCGTCGTGATCGGTGTCGAGGATCACGTAGGCGGCCGAGTAGTCGGGATCGGGGTTCATCGCGTCGGAGCCGTCGAGCCGTTGCGAGGTCGGAAAGCGCACGTCCAGGACGCGCATCGAGCGGATGATGGGCATGGTGATCGGTCGTGAATCCAGCTGCGTGCTGCGTCGTTTCGGAATGGCAATCGAAGCCGGCGGGCGAGCCATCGTGACCGGCGTGTTGGTGTCGATTGGTTTAATGGTCCAGCCAATTGCAGCCAATCATACGACGTTCAATGCCTCGATGGACTCCGGGTTTTCCCGGGCGCGGCGTGGAGCTTCGTGGGCTTCGGGGACTCCAGGCGAGATGGGCCGGCGGGCGCGATGCAAGCGCGAGCCGGCCCGCCTTCCTCCGGCTCGCGGCGTTCAGTCGATCCGGTAGAAACGGCGCGCGTTGCCGCCGAACAGATCCGCCATCGCGCCGGCGCCGAACCAGCGCTCGCCGTCGCGCTCGCAGGCGGCGACCCAATCCTCGTAGCCGCCGTGATGCGCGGCGAGCCGCAGCACCGGCCAGTCGCTGCCCCACATCACGCGGCGCGGGCCGAACAGCTCGGCCACCGCCTGCACGTAGGGCGCGCTCGGGTTGCCCCCGGTCACGTCGCCGGCCTCGGTCCAGAGGCCCGACAGCTTGCAGTGCAGGTTCGGCAGTGCCGCGAGCCGCGCCATCGCGCTGCGCCACGGCTCGATCGCGCCGCTCGCGATCGGCGGCTTGGCGGCGTGATCGATCACGATCGGCAGATCCGGATACCGTTGCGCGAAGGTTGCGAGCGCATCGAGTTGCGCGGGCAGCACGAGCGCGTCGAAGCGCAGGTCGTGCGCGAGCAGCGCGGCCACGGCCGGTGCCAGCGCCGCGTCGTCGATCCAGCGGTCGTCGAGCGATTGCAGCATCGGCCGCACGCCGCGGAACTTCGGCGCCGCCGCGAACCGGGCAATCTGCGCGGGCGCGTCGGCCGCCTTCAGGTCGACCCAGCCGACCACCGCCTTCACGCTCGGCGTCGCGCTCGCGAGATCGAGCAGGTAGCGCGTGTCGTCGAGCGACGGCAGCGACTGCACGAGCACGGTGCCGTCGATGCCCGTCGCACGCAGATGCGGCGCGAGATCGGCCGGGCCGAAATCACGATGGATCGCCGTGAGTTCGGGCGGCGGCCAGTCGCCCGCGCGGGCGGCGATTTGCCAGTAATGCTGATGCGCATCGATGCGTGAGCTCATCGGGCGTGTTCCTCGTTCGGGTTGACGTCGCGCAGCGGCTGCCTGCGCGGGCGAAACAGCAGAAAGGGCGAAAAAACGCTTCGGGATCCGGATCAACGACGCAGACGCCGGCGGCGTCACCGCCCGTACCACCGGCACCGGCGCCTCGGGTCGTGCCGGCATCGGACCAAAGGTCCAGCCAATCCGCTCGAAGATCGTTCAGAACGGCGCCGCCGGCCATCCGGGCTAACCCGCAACCCCGATCCATGGCCCACATGACGGCCTGGTTTCGTCTTGCTTGCCGCCGCCCGGCGTGAATCCATTCCGAATTGCGGTGAAATGAAAATATCGCCGCCATCTTCTCGTTTCACGGCACGATCACCATTCCAATTCAAACAGTCATTTCAATTAACAAGCATATTTTTCTTTATCGATTTGCGAATCGGCAAAAACTTCAGATCAGCGGATTTCGACAATCCTTTTGTTCCATTACAAAAAATTACGATGTATATTCGCTCACGGATTCGGCGGCAGCCGGCATTCAGCAAAGCGTCGGCTCGATGTCAGCCTGGGGCGGCGCCGCCGCTGCGCCGCCGCGATCCCGAAGCGAGAAAGCCAACGGCACCGAGGCCTCGCGGCCGTCGCGCGGGCGCTGGCCGAGATCCGTGTCGTCGAGCCGGCACGCGCCCGAGAGCGCGCCACGTTTGCCAACCATTCTTGAACAACAGGGCCTTCGATCATGCATTTCATCACCTGATTTCCGCTTAATTCCCGCCTTCGTTTCATCCGGAAAGCCAGCCATTTCTTTTCGCCGAAATCAAACCGGCGAGGGAGCGGCATTGCCTGCCGGTTTCAACATGACATCAACCGTTCATTCCAACAGCAGAGGCATCGGTATGTGGAAGCGTATCCGCAACATCCGTCATCTCTCCCTGATCGGGCTGCTGGCGCTCGCCGCCTGCGGCGGTGACGACGGCGGCGCCGGCTCGGCCGTCTCGCTCGGCGCGGCGAACAATCCGGCCGGCACCGCCGCGCCGACCCGGGCCACGGTCAACCCCGGCACGCCGCCGGTGGAAATGCCCGACACCGTCGTGCCCGTCAACTACAAGCTCTGGTTCCGGCCGAGCGACGACCTGAGCCAGTTCCAGGGGCGCGCCGACGTCGAGATCAACGTCAAGCAGGCCGTCAACGCGATCGTGGTGGCCGGCCATCGCATCCAGTTCACCAACGGCAAGATCACGCTGCAGCCCGGCAACATCGAGCTGATCGCCACGCCGCAGGGCCAGGGCGACTACTACCAGCTGCGCCCGGCCAGCGGCACGATCCCGCGCGGCAACTACTCGCTGCACATGGAATGGCAGGGCATCATCAACTTCGATTCGCACGGCGACCCGGCGCAGGGCACGGTCGGCAGTTGCGACAACGATCCGTATCCGGGCTGCTCGGCGGCCGAGGGCATGTTCCGCGTCGACCTGGTCGGCACCGACGGCACCTCCAGCGGCGCGGTGCTCACGCAAGGCGAATCGGACCTCGCGCGCCAGTGGTTCCCGGGCTGGGACGAACCCGCGTTCCGTCCCACCTATGAAGTGTCGGCCGAGGTGCCGCAAGCGTGGCGCGTGGTGTCGAACGCGGCCGAGAAGCCGGCCGCCAGCATCGGCGGCGGCTACAAGCTGGTGTCGTTCGAGAAGACACCGCCGATGCCGTCGTACCTGCTGTTCTTCGGCGGCGGCAAGTTCGACACGCTCGAAGACGACTTCACGAGCCCGCTGCCCGACGGCAAGGGGCTGCACCTGCGCATCTTCACGCCGCCCGGCATGAGCGAGTGGGCGAAGCCGGCGATGCAGGAAACCAAGCAGGCGCTCGACTACTACTACCGCTACACCGGCATCGCGCTGCCGCTGACCAAGTTCGACACGATCGCCGCGAACGACAAGTTCAAGGCGCAGAAGGACCTGAACTTCGGCGGCATGGAGAACTGGGGGTCGATCCTGGAGTTCGCCGACGACATCCTGCCCAAGCCCGGCACGCCGATGTCGCGCTACGGGCTCACGGTGCTGACGCACGAGGCCGCGCACCAGTGGTTCGGCGATCTCGTCACGCTCGACTGGTGGGACGACGTCTGGCTCAACGAGTCGTTCGCGACGTACTTCGAGACGCGCACCACGATCCAGTTCCATCCGGACGTGTTCAACTGGGTGCAGGACGCCGGCAACAAGGCGGCCGTGATCAAGGCCGACATCGGCCCCGACGCGTTCCCGGTGCAGCCGAACTTCAACGCGTTCGGTTCGAACGACTTCGTGATCAACGCCGGCACCTTCGTCTACGACAAGGGCGGCCACGTGCTGAAGATGCTGGAGGGTTATCTCGGCGACGAGGTGATGCGCAAGGGGCTGCAGCAGTATCTGGCCGACTATTCGTTCGGCAACGGCACGCCGCAGCGGCTGTGGGATGCACTGTCGAACGCGAGCGGCCAGAAGGTCGGCCCGATCGGCGACAGCTTCGTGCGCCAGACCGGCGTGCCGCTGCTGTCGCTCGACACGCAGTGCGACCTGACGAAGAACCAGAACATCGTCACGCTGAAACAGGCGCCGTTCCCGAACCGGAACGCCTACCCCGGCACGCAGTGGACGATTCCGGTGACGCTCGCGTATGGCGACGGCCTCATCAACCGCAAGACGCTCGCGCTCTCCGACACGCAGACGCAGGTGCGGCTCGAGGGCTGCTCGGCGGTGCTCGCGAACCCCACCGGCTTCGACTACTACGTGACGAACTACAGCGACACGGCCTGGAGCGCGCTGCTGCCGCAACTGTCGCGCGTGAACGATCCGGTGCTGCTGACGAACCTGCGCAACGACGCGGCGCTGCTCGTCAGCAACCAGCTCGCGCCGGCTTCGCGCTCGGCCGCGCTGACCTCGGTGAGCGGCCCGGCGGCGGTCTCGCTGCGGCAGCTGGCGACGGCGCCGTCGGTGGTGCGCCAGGCCCGGCCGGTGGTGCGCTATCACGGCAAGTTCGTGGCACGGCAGCGGCAGGTGCAATAAGCGGCTGCACAGCAAGCTGCATACGGCTGCCTACGCCGATGAGGGCGCGGCGGCCGGCCAGCCGGCCATCGCCTCTCGTCGGCTGGCTACGCCCCCGCATCGTCTCGATGCGAGGGCGTTTTTCATACCGCAGGCCCGCCCTTCCCGCCCGACATCGGCATCGGCCTGAGATGGAATATGGCGGCTCGCCGAGCCATTGAGAGGTGGCCGCGCAAATTCGGACAGTCGGGTAAGTGGAATGCCCGGGGCTTGAGCCAGCGATAATGCAGGCAAAGGAATCGGAAAGATGACGAAGAGAACCCGACGGACGCACTCAGCGGCGTTCAAGGCGAAAGTGGCCCTGGCGGCGGTCAAGGGCGAGCGCACGCTGGCCGAGCTGGCGCAGCAGTTCGATGTGCATCCGAACCAGATCACGGAGTGGAAGCGGCAACTGCAGGAGCGTGCGGCGGATGTGTTCGGCGCGGCCGGTCCACCGTCGAACGAGCCGCCGGTGGACGTGAAAACGCTGCACGCGAAGATCGGACAGTTGACGCTGGAGAACGATTTTTTGTCCGGAGCGCTCGGCAAAGCCGGACTGTCGAGCGCAAAGCGATGATTGACCGCACGCATGCGTTGCCGGTTTCGCGACAGACGCGACTGGTTGGCGTCGCGAGATCGAGCGCATATTACCGGGCGCAGCCAGTGAGCGAGGCGGATCAGTTGCTGATGCGTCGAATCGACGAACTGCACATGGGGTTTCCATTTTCCGGGGCACGGATGCTGGCACGTCTGTTACGCCGGGAAGGCCATGAAGTCGGCCGCCAGCGTGTGCGCGCGCTGATGAGGCGCATGGGTGTCGAGGCGCTGTACTGCAAGCCGAACACGAGCCGGCGCCACGCACAGCACAAGATCTGGCCGTACCTGCTACGCGGCATGAAGATCGACCGTGCCAATCAGGTGTAGAAGTTCAGACTTGATCTGACAGTAAGGCCTTGCCAAGAGGTGGGGTTACCCGTTTTGATAGAGGTGCGAATCTTCATCAAAACAGCGCGCAAGCGCCAAGGAGTCACCCCGTGAGTAGTCTCAACCAAAACGTCATCCGCCACAAGATCGGTCTGCTGAATCTGGCCACCGAGCTGGGCAACGTGTCGAAAGCCTGCAAGGTGATGGGGCTCTCGCGCGATACGTTCTACCGTTATCAGAACGCCGTGGCCGAGGGCGGCATCGATGCCCTGTTCGACAGCAATCGGCGCAAGCCGAATCCCAAGAATCGCGTCGATGAATCGACGGAAATCGTCGTGCTGGGCTATGCCATGGAGCAGCCCGCCCACGGGCAGGTTCGGGTCAGCAACGAATTACGCCGGCGCGGCATTTTCGTGTCTGCATCCGGGGTTCGTTCGATCCGGCTGCGTCACGCGTTGTCGTCCTTCAAGCTGAGGCTCGTGGCGCTGGAGAAGCAGGTCGCTGAAAAAAGCATCGTGCTGAGCGAGGACCAGGTGGCCGCGCTGGAAAGAAAGCAGGACGACGATGTGGCCCACGGCGAAATCGAAACCGCTCATCCCGGCTATCTGGGCTCGCAAGACACGTTCTAGGTGGGCACGATCAAGGGCGTAGGCCGGATCTACCAGCAGACCTTCGTCGACACGTACAGCAAAGTGGCCATGGCCAAGCTGTACACCACCAAGACGCCGATCACGGCGGCCGATCTGCTCAATGATCGGGTGCTGCCGTTCTTCGAGGAGCACGGCATGGGTGTGATGCGCATGCTGACCGATCGAGGCACGGAGTATTGCGGCAAGCCGGAATCGCACGATTATCAGTTGTACCTGGCGCTGAACGACATCGAGCACACCAGAACCAAGGCGTGACATCCGCAGACGAATGGCATCTGCGAGCGGTTCCACAAAACCATCCCGCAGGAGTTTTATCAGGTCGCGTTCCGCCGCAAGCTGTATCTGGACGCTGTCGGAGCTGCAGGTCGATCTCGATGCCTGGCTGATGTACTACAACGGCGAGCGGACCCATCAAGGTAAGATGTGTTGTGGTCGCACGCCTCTGCAAACGCTCATCACGGGCAAGGAGGTGTGGAAGGAGAAAGTGAGCCACCTGAATCTGATCTGACAGTCACGCACCGTCGGAACGGGTAACTGTCAGATCGGGTCGCGACTTCTACAGTTGAAAAATAACACCCTTCGTCCGACGCACATCAAGTTTAGCTCAGAATTTTTGCACGCCCGTTTTTCGCGAGCTTGCTCAAAGTTTCATACTTTGGGGCATGTCAGTTAGGGCGCTTTTTCTCGATCCGGCAGCCATTTCGAATGATGCACGCGACTGGCTTCTTGCGGCTTCGATGTACGCCAATTTCAACGCGGGCGTTCAGCGGCGCTTCCGTCGTTGTCTACGCCCATTCCATAAAACCAGTCACCAGACTGATCTTTTGAACCACTGAGTGTGAAGTATTTAAACGCCGTAAATGACATCCGGGATGGATTGCGCTGCCGCGATCTCTGGCTGGCGCTGGGTGTGCAGGATATTCGTCAGCGCTATCGACGCTCACTGCTGGGGCCGTTCTGGCTGACAATCAGCATGGCCGTGATGATCGGCGCGATGGGTCCGCTCTATGGCATGCTGTTCAAGTACGATCCCGCCACCTTCATCCCACACCTCGCGCTTGGCCTCATCATCTGGGGCTTCATGGCTGGCCAGATTGCCGATTTTGGCGAGGCGTTCTCGAACTCGACCAACTACCTCCGACAAATAAAGTTGCCGCTATCAATGTTCGTGTTCCGGGTGATGTGGCGCCATACGATTATCCTGGGGCACAACATCCTCGTCTTTGTGATCGTCTGGGCCATTCTGCCGGTTCACCTGAATGCTAGCTTACTGGTCCTGCCGCTCTCGATGTTGGTCGTGCTCGTCAACCTGTTCTGGATGGGTTGCGTGGTGAGCATTTTTTGCACACGCTATCGCGACATGCATCCGGTGATCTCCAATTTGGTGCAGGTGCTGTTCTTCGTGACGCCAATCATCTGGAAAGTCGAGCAATTGTCGCCGAAGCGTCAGCACCTGATCCACTTCAATCCGTTCTTCTACCTGCTCGAACTCATACGCCAGCCGCTGCTGGGCCGGATGCCAGCGCCAGCAACCTGGATCGGTGCGATTGGCATGGCCGTGGTAGGCCTCGCGCTGGCGCTGGCGATGCTCGGCAAGCTGCGTCATCGCGTGACGTACTGGCTTTGATCGAGGGCGTTTAATATGCATATTTCGCTTGAAAATGTCACCGTTCGCTTTCCGATTTACGACGCACGGCACCGCTCGTTCAAACGTGCGGTGATGGCTGCCGCGACCGGCGGCCGGTTTGTCGGTTCGCCTGGCCATACGGTCGTAGAGGCGTTGCATGAAATCAACCTCGAAATCGTACGTGGCGACCGCATAGCGCTGATCGGCGGCAACGGTGCCGGCAAGACGACGTTGCTGCGCGTGCTGGCGGGCGTCTATGAGCCCGAAATCGGCAAGGTTCACGTGCAGGGACGGATTACCAGCCTGCTTGATTCAATGCTCGGGATGGATCTGGAGTCGACCGGCTACGAGAACATGTATCTGCGCGGACTGTTCCTCGGACTGAAGGCGAAGGAAATTGCCAGGCTCGCGGAAGAGATTGCGGAATTCAGCGAACTCGGCGACTTCCTGAACGTACCGGTGCGGACCTATTCGGCGGGCATGACGCTGCGGCTTGCCTTTTCGATTTCTACCGTGATCAAGCCGGAAATCCTGCTAATGGACGAGTGGATGAGTGTCGGCGATGAACATTTCAAGCACAAGGCTGAAACGCGTCTGGAGCAATTCGTCAGCGATGCCGGCATTTTGGTGATTGCGACGCATGATCACGAGCTCGCGGAGCGTCTCGCGACGCGGCGCATCACGATGGAGCACGGCACCATCGTGTCGGAGGCGAGCTGCTGACACTGGACACACGAACGCGTGTTTGTTGCAATGTTTTGCCCTCCAGGGGAAACAGTCATCGCGTGCGATGTCTCCTTTGCACACTACGTGGCGCACCGTATATTAGACGGGATTTGCTGTTTTTATACTGTATGCATATTTTTAAGAGCGAATTGATGGGCAGCCCGTTGATTTCGATTGTGGTTCCGACCACTGGGAAAGAAAGAAATCTCTTTCGTTGCTTGAACTCATTGGTAAACAACGCACCGAAACCGCTGCTCGAAAAGGCGGAACTCATTGTTTTTCTGAACGCGGATCCAATTGCACCGATCGACTACTCGCATGTCGAAAATCGTCTTGAACGCATCCAGGCGCTATTCCACTCAATGAAGGTAGTGCGCTCGGAACGCTTCGAGCTGACAGCGGAAGAGTCGGCCCACTCGGCATCCGCGCACGCGCAAGGCAAGTACATCTGGCTTGCCGGTGATAAGCGGATTTTCCTGCCGGAAGGGCTGCGTATGCTGGCAAAGTGGCTGGAAGCACCGACGACACCGGCCGCTTACTTCAACTCCAGCTGGATCGACCAGACCGGCAAGACCAACAATTACCCGTCGACGCACATGCTGGCGAATCACGCAGCGATGCCATACAAGCTATTCGTCATGAGCACCGGCATAAACTTCATCGCGACCGGCATGGGGGCATGGATCTTCGAGCGACGCTGTCTCGATCGGGCGGTCTGGAAGGAAATCATCGTCACATGCGGGCCGCACTTCTCGCATGTGACCACGGCGCTGGCGATGCTTGACGGCGAGGATGTCCAGTATTTTTCGATGTACCTCGTCCAGATCGAAAGTAAGGCCTACCACGCGGGCGACGACAGCGAATGGGCGCGCTACTCGAAGCTTGCCAAGACATACCGCTACTACGCGTGGACATTCGGCCTGATTCGCCAGTTCAATTACCTGATCGCGAAAGGCGTCTACGATCACGGTGACGTGCGGCGGTCGATGTGTTCGGAAGGCACGCTGCTGCGCCGTCAGGTCGACGAGATCTATTCGCACATCGTCGCGCAGATCAGATTCGGATGGTTCAAGAAGTTGGAGCGGATAACGCAGACCGAATTCGACGAGGTCTACGATTTCCTGTGTCGTGTCTGCCCCGAGAAGGCCATTCTCAACGACATGATCAAGGAACTCTACGTTGGCTGCAATTCGCTGCGGGGGCGGGATTTCACCGACAAGATAGGACTGGTTCTTGATGCAATTGGCATCGACAGCCTGGCGCTTCGATTCGGCACCCTGATCGTCAGCCAGCTCGGCGACAGCTTCGTGCGCTTGCATCCGCGCGGCTTCATCGTTTCACGAGTGAGTGACAACGATAACTTTATGCTTGCCTACAAGCTCATCGATGCGCCGGCGATCAGCGACCACTGGCAGATCCTCACCCAGAAGGAAATGGATGAATTCGTGCTTGTCGAGCCCGTCGACTCGTTATCGCACGTCTACCCGATCAGCATAACTCCGGCGCAGCCGACCAGCGCGCTGCGAAAACTGACGCACCGCGTCGTCGTGTACCTTTACCGTAGCCGCCTGACGTATGCAGTGGTGAACATGGCGCCGGGCGCCATGAAGCGCAAGCTCAGGGCGATGCTGTACTGACCGAGCCGGCTGCCGAACGTCAATGACGGCGCCCTTTCGCGTATCGGGTCCGGCGGAACCTTCAGTTCCACCGTACGTCGGAGTGGCGAATTATCGCTCCCAGGTCACGTCGCCGATGTCAGTCGAATACGGTTTGCCGTTCTCGTCGAACTTCGTCGTGATGGCCGGACCGCGATAGCCGTCTTCCTGGACAGCCACGTCGATCAGACGACGCGGCACACCGCTATTCAGACTGGCCTCGAGTTGTTCCAGCGTCTCGCACTTCTCGTAAGGCAGGCCGACGAGTTCCGCCAGCAGTTCAAACTCGGGTTCGAACAAGCCGGACTTTGCCGATGCGCCGAACTCCTTCCTGAACGCACGCGTCTGCGACTTGATGATCGACTGGTAACCACGGTTGTTCAGCACAACGACCGTCAGCGGTAGATCCGGGTTCGCCGCGAGCGTGAACAGTTCCTGCACGTTGAGCAGCAAGCCGCCATCGCCCTCAAGACAGACCACGGGTTGCTTCAACGCGGCAACAGCACCCACCGCGGTCGGTAGGCCGAGTCCCATGGAGCCGAGTACATGCCCCGCCCACGCGAAGGTCGCGCCTTCGGCCGGCTTGAAGAAACGGGCGATGCCTTCGATCGCGTAGCCCGACGCGGTCGGCACG
The genomic region above belongs to Burkholderia plantarii and contains:
- a CDS encoding L-rhamnose mutarotase — protein: MRQCLALDLKDDPESIARYEAHHERIWPQIAAHLRGQGVTAMEIYRIGNRLTMVMETDDAVFDAARMRAASLADPKVVEWEALMDTFQQPTPWSEPGTKWTPMARIFDLSRQ
- a CDS encoding SDR family oxidoreductase — encoded protein: MNLDLEDKVVLVTGGAAGIGAAITRALAAEHAIPVVLDRNAPDDAFAAELRALQPRTRFVRTDLLDDAQCEAAVAGALAEFGRIDALVNNAGVNDSVGLGAGRAAFVASLERNLIHYYAMAHYCEPHLKASRGAIVNVSSKTALTGQGGTSGYCAAKGAVLSLTREWAASLAAHGVRVNAVVPAEVMTPLYESWLASFDDPAAKLAAITQRIPLGQRMTSADEIAATAVFLLSGRAAHTTGQWLFVDGGYTHLDRALS
- a CDS encoding amidohydrolase family protein; translated protein: MSSRIDAHQHYWQIAARAGDWPPPELTAIHRDFGPADLAPHLRATGIDGTVLVQSLPSLDDTRYLLDLASATPSVKAVVGWVDLKAADAPAQIARFAAAPKFRGVRPMLQSLDDRWIDDAALAPAVAALLAHDLRFDALVLPAQLDALATFAQRYPDLPIVIDHAAKPPIASGAIEPWRSAMARLAALPNLHCKLSGLWTEAGDVTGGNPSAPYVQAVAELFGPRRVMWGSDWPVLRLAAHHGGYEDWVAACERDGERWFGAGAMADLFGGNARRFYRID
- the fucP gene encoding L-fucose:H+ symporter permease — translated: MQQVSRAGAAPAGTTERSHDWRTAFILVTSLFFMWGLSYGLLDVLNKHFQDVLHVSKAQSGLLQGAYFGAYFVMAMPAALLMERFGYKRGILLGLALYAIGALLFIPASAAASFPFFLFALFVIAAGLGCLETAANPYVTELGAPETAERRLNLSQSFNGLGSFLGPLIGGTFFFQAAAPSATAAAGAEAGLDSVRVTYVAIAVIVVLLALLIARTPMPDIRRAASPAQRAAGASLWSRPHFVGGIVAQFFYVAAQVGVGAFFINYAIVHWPALTAQRASFLLSVALLLFMAGRFVSTALMGRIPPAALLSVYALANVALSVVVLAGIPVVSVLALIAVFFFMSIMFPTIFALGVKDLGPQTKRGASYQVMSIVGGAIMPYAMGRVADGSGVSMAYALPLVCFAIVAWYGWRGSRVAGA
- a CDS encoding L-fuconate dehydratase, giving the protein MPIIRSMRVLDVRFPTSQRLDGSDAMNPDPDYSAAYVILDTDHDGLAGHGLTFTIGRGNEICCAAIEAMRHLVVGLDLDWIREDMGRFWRHLTSDSQLRWIGPDKGAIHLATGAVVNAAWDLWAKAEGKPLWRLVADMTPEQLVRCIDFRYLSDGLTRDEALALLQRQAPGKAERIATLEREGYPCYTTSAGWLGYGDDKLRRLCQEAVDAGFHHVKLKVGANLEDDIRRVTIAREVLGPDRKLMIDANQVWEVSEAIDWVRELAFAKPWFIEEPTSPDDVEGHRKIREAIGPVQVATGEMCQNRVLFKQFIMRGAIDVVQIDACRLGGVNEILAVMLLAAKYGLPVCPHAGGVGLCEYVQHLSMIDYVCIAGTREGRVIEYVDHLHEHFVEPCVVRDAAYLPPAAPGFSIEMKPESLEQYRFRGTSGAPAGAAA